In Candidatus Electrothrix scaldis, the genomic window GATCGGTTCTGATACGTTGGCAGCCTTTTTCGGCAATAAGGGCGCAGAGGTCCTACAGCTACTGGGGAGCGGCTCCCGTTTTCACTCCATCACCCGTGGGGTGATTGATCTGCGTGATCTCTATTATTACCTGGGCATCATGGGTGTTTTTCTCTGCCTGAACATCTACGGCCTGGAGAAAATCCGTTGGGCAGGTAATCCGGTCAATAGCAATCATCGGGCCTGGCAGATAGCCTGTGGTCTGCTCATTGCCAACTTCCTGGCTGCTAATCTCTGGCTGGCGCCTATGGGTGAGTTGCGTTCCGACATGACCGATGGTGATATCTACTCGATCTCCGATGCGACCCGCAGTTATCTGGAGCAGATTCGCGAACCCCTGCTGATTCGCGGTTATTTTTCCGCCCAGACCCATCCCCTGCTGGCCCCGCTGGTACCGCGCCTGCGTGATCTGCTGGAGGAATATGCTATCGCTGGTAAGGATAAGGTACGGGTTGAGTTCATTGATCCGGCAGATAATCCGGATCTGGAACAGGAAGCAGGCCAGAAATATGGCATCCGGCCTGTACCCTTTCAGACGGCCAGCAAGTATCAGGCCTCGGTGACCAACTCCTATTTTGATATCCTGATCCGCTACGGTGATCAGTTCGAGACCTTGGGCTTCCGTGATCTCATTGAGGTCAAGGCCCAGGATGAGCAGAACCTGGATGTAGAACTGCGCAATCCGGAATACGATATCACCCGGGCCATCAAAAAGGTTCTGTACAGCTATCAGGCTGGCGGTGATCTGTTCAGCTCGATGAAGAAACCGGTTGCGTTGACCGGCTATTTTTCTGCTGATGAACGTTTGCCTGAGGAGCTGGTGAAAGTAAAAGGCGACCTGTTGGAGCTGAGCAAGGAGCTGGAAGCGGAGAGTGGTGGCCGGTTCAGCGCAACCCTTATTGATCCTGAGGCGAATAACGGCGCTGTTGCTGATCAGATCAGCCAGGAATACGGTTTTCGTCCTATGGCGGCCAGTCTCTTTGACCAAAATACCTTCTGGTTCTACATGATGCTGCAAAGTGGCGACCAGACCGTTGAGGTGCCCCTGCCTGAAGATTTTGCAAAAGAAAGCCTGAAGCGGGCCATTGATGCGGGTCTGAAGCGCTTTGCCACCGGCTTTACCAAGAATATCGCCCTGAGCGTCCCGAAATCCATGCCGCCCATGCCCCAGTACGGCATTCCTGGTGGCGGTGGTCCCAAATTCGATGCCCTGCGCGAACTGCTCTCCCAGGAGCATACGGTCACGGATGCGGCTCTGGAAAAAGGCCAGGTTCCAGGCGAGGCAGATATCCTGATGGTGGCAGCCCCGCAGGAGCTGGATGAGAAGAAGCTCTTTGCGGTGGATCAGTTCCTGATGCAGGGTGGCACTGTCATTCTGGCGGCCTCACCCTATCAGGTGGATCTCAAAGGCCAGCTCTCCATGAGCGAGAAAAAAACAGGGCTGGAAGATTGGCTGCAACATAACGGCATCAGCATCGAAAAACAGATGGTGCTTGATCCCCAGAACACTCCTTTCCCAGTGCCGGTACAACGCAATCTGGGAGGCTTTATGGTCCGGGAAACCAAGCTGGTCAATTATCCCTATTTTGTTGATATCCGCCCTGACGGCATGAACGAGGACAGCGGCATAACCTCTGGTTTGCAGCAGGTTACCATGAACTGGGTCTCTCCCATCACTATTGATAAGGAGAAGAACAAGGGCCGCAAGGTGATTCGCCTACTGGAAAGCACGGACAAGAGCTGGCTTTCTTCCTCCACCATGATTCAACCTGATTTCCAGACCAACGGGGACCTGGGATTTGCAGTTGAGGGAGAACAGGGCAAACATCTCCTGGCGGCAGCCATTGAGGGCGGTTTTACCTCCTACTTCACTGGCAAGCCATCTCCTCTGCTGAAAAAAGATAAGGAGGAAAAAGAGCCGCAACAGACCCCACCAGGACAAGAGGAAGAAAAGAAAAAAGAAGAGCTTATTATTCGCCAATTGGATAAATCCCCGGATACGGCTCGGATCATCCTCTTTGGTTCCAACAGCTTTCTCAGCGATACGGTTTTGGGCATTGCTTCCAGTGTGATGCGGACTAATTACCTGGGACCGGTGCAGCTGGTCGCCAATACCGTGGACTGGTCTTTGGAGGACCGGGGCCTGCTCTCCATTCGCGGCAGAAGTCATTTTTCCCGTCCGCTGAATCCCATCACCAAGAACCAACAGCTTTTCTGGGAGTATCTCAACTACGGTCTTGTGCTGCTCGGTCTGGTCATCATCTGGTTGCTTCGATTTCGTATCCGCAAACGGGCAGAGGAACGGCAACTGGCCTTTTTGCAGCCTGAGACAGGGAGGGTATCATCATGATAAAGGCAATAATCTATGCAGCCGCAGTCCTGCTTATTTTCCAGATCGGCTTGACCGTGGCTGTCCATCAACAACAGGCAGTTAACCTGGAATCCACAGCCCCGGACTCAGCCTTTCTTTCCTTTACGCCTGGCAGCATCAGTTCGATCATTATCAACGGGCCGGAAAAGAAAGAGCTGGTCCTACAAAAAGGCGATAAAGGCTGGATCATGCCAGGGGCCTTTTCTGCACCGGCAAGCCAACGTCAGGTGGATGATCTGCTGCAAAAGCTGGCTGATGCCCACCAGGGCTTGGCGGTGGCTACCAGCAAAGGGGCGGCCAAGCGTTTTAAAACGGCTGAGGATGATTTTGAACGCCATGTGGTCCTGAAACAGGGCGACACGGTTGCTGCTGATTTCTATCTCGGCACCTCTGCCGGAGTGCGTAACAGCCATGTCCGCAAGGCAGGCCAGGATGCGGTGGTCAGCATCCCGGTGGGGAGCCACGAGGTGGATGTGGATGCGGACAGCTGGCTGGATCGCAGCCTGGCAAACCTGAGCAAGGATGAGCTCAAGGCGGTTACGCTGGGCGATATCTCTCTGACCAAGAAGAAAGAGGACAAGGAAAGCATCTGGACCTTGGAAGGCGCGAGCAAGGAGGAAACCAATAAGGACGAGGTGGATTCCCTGCTGAGTAAGATCACGGCCCTTTC contains:
- a CDS encoding Gldg family protein, whose product is MSTLFRIARKEFGAFFSSPVAFIFLGTFLATTLFIFFWVETFFSRNITELRALFEWMPILLIFLVAAITMRMWAEEHRAGTLEFLLTSPVRPVTLVLGKFLACLALIALALALTLPLAITVSFLGPLDWGPVLGGYLASLFLAAAYISIGLFVSVKSENQIVSLITTSLICGLLYLIGSDTLAAFFGNKGAEVLQLLGSGSRFHSITRGVIDLRDLYYYLGIMGVFLCLNIYGLEKIRWAGNPVNSNHRAWQIACGLLIANFLAANLWLAPMGELRSDMTDGDIYSISDATRSYLEQIREPLLIRGYFSAQTHPLLAPLVPRLRDLLEEYAIAGKDKVRVEFIDPADNPDLEQEAGQKYGIRPVPFQTASKYQASVTNSYFDILIRYGDQFETLGFRDLIEVKAQDEQNLDVELRNPEYDITRAIKKVLYSYQAGGDLFSSMKKPVALTGYFSADERLPEELVKVKGDLLELSKELEAESGGRFSATLIDPEANNGAVADQISQEYGFRPMAASLFDQNTFWFYMMLQSGDQTVEVPLPEDFAKESLKRAIDAGLKRFATGFTKNIALSVPKSMPPMPQYGIPGGGGPKFDALRELLSQEHTVTDAALEKGQVPGEADILMVAAPQELDEKKLFAVDQFLMQGGTVILAASPYQVDLKGQLSMSEKKTGLEDWLQHNGISIEKQMVLDPQNTPFPVPVQRNLGGFMVRETKLVNYPYFVDIRPDGMNEDSGITSGLQQVTMNWVSPITIDKEKNKGRKVIRLLESTDKSWLSSSTMIQPDFQTNGDLGFAVEGEQGKHLLAAAIEGGFTSYFTGKPSPLLKKDKEEKEPQQTPPGQEEEKKKEELIIRQLDKSPDTARIILFGSNSFLSDTVLGIASSVMRTNYLGPVQLVANTVDWSLEDRGLLSIRGRSHFSRPLNPITKNQQLFWEYLNYGLVLLGLVIIWLLRFRIRKRAEERQLAFLQPETGRVSS
- a CDS encoding DUF4340 domain-containing protein yields the protein MIKAIIYAAAVLLIFQIGLTVAVHQQQAVNLESTAPDSAFLSFTPGSISSIIINGPEKKELVLQKGDKGWIMPGAFSAPASQRQVDDLLQKLADAHQGLAVATSKGAAKRFKTAEDDFERHVVLKQGDTVAADFYLGTSAGVRNSHVRKAGQDAVVSIPVGSHEVDVDADSWLDRSLANLSKDELKAVTLGDISLTKKKEDKESIWTLEGASKEETNKDEVDSLLSKITALSVQSVLDPVKSAELLSKAPAVEFTVTKEDDSKLTYAFAKNDDEKDEYFILKMSNNDLYFKVGKWLVEGLTEAKREKLLVGYEEPKEETPAAAEQGAPALDLPAPEVEQAVLPELPEEDASDQTDQAVQEELSEQGEQDGDVLAEPEPAEDAVAPAAEEAETADEAAPVEQETEDSQEEEAAPAE